The proteins below are encoded in one region of Acidobacteriota bacterium:
- a CDS encoding zinc ribbon domain-containing protein: MYCPNCSAEPSKDQKFCRSCGMELQAVAILLGAQSNIAKAERPDEALFHGHQRAMLIWGMILTLGAAAFGSSLKILGKEHIQLAGEFTPYLMVITLVIAFFGMGLMCYPFLQMISPKRRTSLAATPKSESIGDPNSALLQEEPPSVTEQTTEFFEATQLATKPRDTAPQTE, from the coding sequence ATGTACTGTCCCAATTGCTCAGCGGAGCCTTCAAAGGACCAAAAGTTCTGCCGGTCATGTGGGATGGAGCTGCAGGCAGTTGCAATACTTCTTGGCGCTCAGAGTAATATCGCGAAAGCGGAACGACCCGATGAAGCCTTGTTTCACGGTCATCAGCGAGCGATGCTAATCTGGGGAATGATTCTAACGTTAGGCGCCGCCGCTTTCGGGTCGAGCTTGAAGATCCTTGGGAAGGAGCATATTCAACTCGCTGGAGAGTTCACGCCGTATTTGATGGTGATCACCCTGGTGATAGCCTTCTTCGGAATGGGCCTGATGTGCTATCCATTTCTTCAGATGATATCGCCCAAACGCCGGACGAGTCTTGCGGCGACACCGAAGTCTGAGTCGATCGGGGACCCGAATTCGGCGCTTCTCCAGGAAGAGCCGCCGAGTGTAACCGAGCAGACTACCGAGTTCTTTGAAGCAACCCAGCTCGCAACTAAACCGCGCGACACGGCGCCACAAACCGAGTAA